In the genome of Osmerus mordax isolate fOsmMor3 chromosome 10, fOsmMor3.pri, whole genome shotgun sequence, the window TGGGTTCCCAGGGCTGCTTCCCTCAGAGGCAGAAAGTAAGAAAGATAATAACGGATTTACGTTTTGATGTCAGGGAATTGGTGCTGTCACAGAGTATTTTTGCGGTGAGCGCCAAGTTGGGACTTTATCCACGACGGTTTAAACTGTCATCTTCGATGCTTGGCTGTCCTGCTTTCCTGACGGTCCTCATGACCGTTAATGATGATGGTGGGGATGTTTTTGTTCTTCCCTGAAAACATACTATCAGAAATAACAGTGTCATGTTATCACTTCTCTGCATGTCTACACATTTATAACTGTTAAACGTGAACATTACAACTTTTATTTACAAAAAGACATTGCCAAACGTTACAATATTATGAAAAATTGTTCATATGTCCAACCTTTCCAAATGAAACATCACATCACCAATACATCaccaacataaaaaaaacaccaattctcATCTGCTGATGATTACAGCATCCTTCAAAAAGAATCAACTGTATTCTGCAGTACTAGCAAGTCCGCACGCAGCTTCcttcaacaaacacaaactcccTCTAAACGCCCACGCATGCATGTTCCTTGGTGCTCCCTGTgaacacctctccctccacacacagccgACTCCTCCGAGATGGTGGAGGGCATGTGGCTGGGCGTGACGGTtgccagccagagagagaaaggcgggGGACGCGTGCTGGTGAGAACCCTTTTACACCCTCTGTCCAATTCCTGTGCTGAGGGTTGAAAGACAGAAATGTTATAGGCTTTAAATACTGCACTGTGAAATGGTTTGATATGCTTTATGTCAGTGGTTGTAGCTATGCCCTCTGTTAGATCTACTTAATGTTTGTGGCTGTTGCTGTACCTCTGTTAGATGTGTCAGTGACGGTTGCTCTGCCTCTGGGGTGCAGGCGTGTGGTCACCGCTACGTTAAGATGGTGGGAGGCGCCCCGGAGGAGCACAGGCGCATGGTGGGAAAGTGCTACGTCAGGGGGAAcgacctgacctttgaccccagagACGGGTGGCAGACCTACAACTACGAGGTGTGCAACTCCAACTACAACGAGAAGAGCGAGGGCTTGTGCAGCATGGGCATGTCCGCAGGCATCACGGACACCGACGTCTACATTGGCACTGTGGGCAGCTACACGTGGCAAGGTGCGCACCGGGAGAATGACATGAAAATGTGTAGACAGATGTATAGACGGATGCATAGACGGATGCATAGACGGATGTATAGACGGATGCATAGACGGATGCATAAGCGGATGAATAGACAGATGCATAGACAGATGCATAGACCGATGCATAGACAGATGCATAGACGGATGCATAGAGGGATGCATAGACGGATGCATAGACGGATGCATAGACGGATGCATAGACGGATGCATAGACGGATGCATAGACGGATGCATAGACGGATGTATAGACGGATGCATAGACGGATGCATAGACAGATGCATAGACACTCCTACAGACACACCCACGTTCTTCTGAGGATTTGAATAAGCCACCTCTTGATTAgtgtgttttcttgttactATTTTGTAAAAGTGTGTTTCCATATTTGTTTCTCGTTATGTAGGGAATGTACACATCACTTGGAGAGACCCTGATCTGGACATCCCCTTGGGCTCAGACTTTGGAGAGCTGACCAGCAGAAACATTTACATGGGTACGTCTTGTTTACTATACTGCAGTACAAGGTTTGACAATCAGACTGTGCTGGTAAACTTGTTCGGTTGAAAACATCCTGTCAAATATAACCACTTCTCATACTGCATAGACTGTACACATACTTCTTGAAATTTCCTATAGAGAGGGAACAAAAATTAGGAACTATCACAGGAAGTCAACATTGACCTTTATGTTAAAAGGTTTTTAGTTGTGACCCACTACTACAAACTATGGCTTGTCCCCAGTAACACCGCTGTAACTTGGGCCTGTTTTTACCCCAGGTTATTCTGTCCACGAGGACAAGAACCTGCTGAGTCGAAACGAAGACACAGTGGTAACAGGGTCTCCCAGAGACGAGTCCAAGGGCTCCGTGACTCTGGGGAGGAAGGACACCAAACTGGTGCCTGTGCTCGTCATCCCTGGGGAACAAGTGGGCTCGTACTTCGGGAACAGTCTGGCTGTTGCCGACCTCAACAATGATGAGTAGGTCACCGAATATTTAGGGGAGAATTCATGTCATTCCTTTTTTCTGCATGCCATATTTCAGCCATCTGCTACTTTCTGGCATTAAGTTGCTTATATTATACTACACTATTCTCTCTGACTGGAGAACAGAATGACTAGTTCTTCCTTGCATGCTGTTTTCTGATTATTTCAACCAATACATCATACGTTACCTGGACGACTCCCACTCTGGCCCGCCTGACTTGATGAAGAATTTATGGATTTTTAGCCTCTTTTCACCACATCAGAGATTCACTTTATCTTCTCACCACCAGAGATGAATAAGCGTCATTACATCACAGCTGAGGCATGTCCTCTGTTGCGTCCTTTCAATGCATGAATGAGACGTTAAACATCAGTCTTCATGATCTACCATCACATCAGAGAGCTCGGGTTTAAAGACTGCACCGAGAGAAACACAATATGAAGAAAAATACCATTAAAGTAGATACAGATCTGTGATACAGCTGGCCCCAGctggaaacatctagaacatgaaTGAGAGATCCTACTGTACTGACCTGTTATTAGtcatatttatttacatttactcatttagcagacgctcttatccagagcgacttacagtaagaacagggacattccccccagggcaagtagggtgaagtgccttgcccaaggacacaacatcattttgcacgtccaggaatcaaaccgacaaccttctgattaatagcccggttccctaaccgctcagccatctgactccattaCTTATATTTATGTGCTTCTGCCTGCTTTCTGTTCAAGCTGGAACGACCTGATCGTAGGCGCACCGTTTTACTTTGaccagaggaaggagaagggaggagcagTGTACGTCTATATGAACGAGAACGGATCCTTCCAGGAGAGCCCGACCCTCGTACTGAAGGGCCCCAGGGGGTCTGGGTTCGGCTTCGCTGTGGCAGCCATCGGTGATGTCAACCAAGATGGTTTCCAAGGTAACGTCACTACAGATCTTCACTAGAATAACGACAGCAATATACATAGTCCATTCTACTGCCCATTCGGATAAATGAACTAAAGACCCACTTTAGTGTATGGTAACATAAACTTGGATCAATGATCATCCACTTACTCACTTACTCAATTCAATATTATATATGTGTTAAAGGGTTAACACATATGTAACACACATTAAGTTATCATGTCATGATATCAACTCAATTATTCAAGAGAAGGTTTATTGTAACTTATTTAAGAGAAGGTTCAGCCCTTTTAATCTCACGAAGAAACAAGTTCATTACAAGTGTGCCAGTGTGGTGCTGCCACCTAGTGTTCAGATGAACATCACAGCAAAGTTTACTGATCTTAAAGTGAGTCAGAGATGGGCAGGGCCACACACATTATCTTCAGTTGACTGTTACTGTATGTTGAGCCCAATTCGTTAATTGTAACATTAATCTTATTCATTTTATAGACATTGCTGTTGGGGCACCGTTCCATGAAAACGGGGAGGTTTACATATGGATGGGAAGCAAGAAAGGAATTTCAGGGGAAGCCAGTCAGGTATGGACCTTCCTTTCCCATAATGCTCAGCATTCCTCAGACATTCTCAGCTGTCACATCTGCAAATGCACAAAATATTATTTAAACAAATGTGTTTATTCAAACTATAATGTACTACCTCTCTGAGAACCCACATATCACACTGAAGCAGAATGTGAAAGGttgaaagaaaaacacacaacctCATCTGTGATCCAgtcgtttttatttatttcataaaTCAAAAATATTTTACAGTCCTCAGTAGCAATGACTTACAACAAGATGTAATTACATACAGAGGTACCCGAAGTTCGGACTTTGGTAAAACAATTATTcttgcaaaaacaaaaacaattgcTAAAGTATTGCCCTGCTCCATATTTGTTCCAGAGTTATGATTCACTATGGTTGGGCTTCACTGAATCTCAGACTATGGTTACCGGCCTGCTCATCGGTAGAATAACAGCACAGCTGCCTCTGTGATCTCCTTTGAGGCACTATAGAGCAAATTTGTTCCATAGCCACTCCCGTCAAAGGAAGCAAAGTCACCACACTGAAGTGGGGCACTTTCAGGGaaatgtcctcctcctcctatacaGTAGTGCTCAGTATGACATTCGTTTGGCTTGACCCCAGAGCAGATAGCGGAGGCTGCCCTTTCGTTATTTATGGCTCTGAAAGTGATAAATCCTGCCTCAAACTGAGTCCTTGAGACAGGACCATAGAATTCACTGGTCGATTGCCTGCTTCCGTAGTCGTACACTACTGGTATGGAGGGTCCTCTGTCACTGCATGACCCAACATTGTACCGTACAGGGTAGTGCTTAAAGAGCTCATACAGGTTCCCCCCATACAAGGTGAGGAAGCGTCTCTCCGTGTGGTAGCGCAGGATGGAGGCCAGGTTCCAGTGGGCCAGGGGTGACCTGTTGGGGACGTGCCACACTGCTACATCTTCAGCCGCTATGTCGTAATAACCAGGGTTCTTAAAGTCATCGGAGGTGGCGCCCTCGGCTGTCCCGAAGGTGGCGGTGTTGGCCCAGTTTCCATCCCCCTCCGGCAGGTTGGGGTTGCTGCCCTGTTGGCTGGACCACCGGTCGCCCACCGTGCACTTTCCGTACATGTTGTTCTCGTGCACGCTCAACACCAGCGTCCAGCCTCCTCCCGCGGTGGTCATGTCACAGAACGTTTGGTACACGGTCCCACTGGTGGTGGTCAGGTAGTACAGGccgtcctcttcctctgcatACCTCTCCTTGATCTCCTTACAGCTTCTGGCAACATAGTGGGTTCTGTTTCTCAACTTCTCCAAATGAGTAAAGTCTGTCCTTCTCAGGACTGGACTCTCTGAGATTTCGCCGTCCGGTTGTATTTCGTTGTGTGATTTGGGCTGGGACATCACGGCACAGGACACCTGCTGGGTCAGCAGCAGAGGAATGACCAGCCGCAGGAGAGTGTTGAAGCTCTTCATATCTACAGTGCACCTGTCGTGTTCGCAGCCACAAAAGTCTGTTTTCAGCTTGTTGAAATGTGTCTCCTTATATCTGAGTCCACTCACATTCACTCCACGTTCACATGATCCCAGATATAATTATTaacagaaatcaacaacacAGTTACTGGAAATTTATATGTTTTATTGCGCTTGCTGGGAAAGTCTGATAAGAGGGTCAGACATCTCACATTTTGTTTTGATCCACAAAACCGTGACTTACCCTTCTCTCTTTGAACACGTTTTTACTGTAAGAGTTTCATCCACCTAGTGGTCTACTTTATTATACCACTGTCTGTGTGACAGTAAAAGAACACAAACTATTCtaaaaacgttttaaaaagTATTGCCCTGCTCCATATCTTGTTCCAGATTCATGATTCACTATGGTTGGGCTTCACTAAATCTCAGACTATGGTTACCGGCCTGTTCTGCTATCTGCTCTGCAGAGCAGATAGCGGAGGCTGCCCTTTCGTAATTTATGGCTCTGAAAGTGATAAATCCTGCCTCAAACCGAGTCCTTGAGAGAGGACCATACAATTCACTGGTCGATTGCCTGCTTCCGTAGTCGTACACTACTGGTATGGAGGGTCCTCTGTCACTGCATGACCCAACATTGTACCGTACAGGGTAGCGCTTAAAGAGCTCATACAGGTTCCCCCCATACAAGGTGAGGAAGCGTCTCTCCGTGTGGTAGCGCAGGATGGAGGCCAGGTTCCAGTGGGCCAGGGGTGACCTGTTAGGGACGTGCCACACTGCTACATCTTCAGCCTTACATCTTACAGCTTCTGGCAACATAGTGGGTTCTGTTTCTCAACTTCTCCAAATGAGTAAAGTCTGTCCTTCTCAGGACTGGACTCTGAGATTTCGCCGTCCGGTTGTGTTTCGTTGTGTGATTCGGGCTGGGACATCACGGCACAGGACACCTGCTGGGTCAGCAGCAGAGGAATGACCAACCGCAGGAGAGTGTTGAAGCTCTTCATATCTACAGTGCACCTATCGTGTTCAAGTCTGTTTTCAGCTTGTTGAAATGTGTCTCCTTATATCCGAGTCCACTCACATTCACGCCACATTCACATGATCCCAGATATAATTATTGACAGAAATCAAGGACAGTTACAGGAAAGGATTTATATGTTTTACTGCGTTTACTGGGAAAGTCTGATAAGAgagcctcaccctcctctcttttaACTCTTTTTACATGTTTTATGCACCTAGTTGTCTTCTTTATTGTACTACTGTCTGTGTGGGTTCTACAGCCATCCAAGTCACCTGCAAAGTCACAACCTTCTGTAGGTCGCATTGAACATTTCAAGTGTCAGCCACGGACCTGAAGTATCCTGATGAATCTTCCAAATGATCTCCCAAATATAGAACAGTTACTGCAAGTACTGGAACCGTTTGGAAGTACCCTGAAGTCAGGTGTTCTGTATTTGTCTTCATTTCATTCTCTTTGCTGCCCCCTGTAGGTTATTAAGGGGAAGTCAGTGAGCAGTGGGTTTCAGACGTTCGGCTATTCCATCAATGGGGGTATAGACATGGACGAGAACAGGTACCCGGACATCGTAGTGGGTTCCCTGGACGATCGCATCGCTCTGCTCAGGTGAGGAAGTGGATGAGAGGGGTTAGAGGTTCATGTTTGGTTCTAGGAACTCATATCCCATCTGGattgtatgtgcctgtgtcaaACATCCTGACTAGCCTCCATCTATACTGTAAGCCTTGACAGTTATGTATCTCTTCGTCATTTCCAGAGCTCGTCCAGTTATCCACATCTCTAAGAACTTCACGGTGCAGCCAAAGATTGTTGACCCCAAGCAGTGCCCACCTAAGGACAAACCTTGGTGAGAAATATCCTTTAGATTAAATGCTTGAGCATTGAACATTGTACTGAGTAGTACTGAGCATTGTTTGGAAGTGTTTGATTGACAAACAAAATAGAATCTATGATAGATTCCTTAAATGTCATTTAACAAGTTTCAAGCAGTAATCTCCTGATACCCTGTGTTTGTTTCCCAGTATCACAGTGACGGTGTGTTTCTCCTACACGCTCAGCACGGGAAATAAGGACTTAAAGAAGGACGTCAGTGAGTAAACCTGCTTCACGCACGATGACCTCATAgacgtgcagacacacacacaaacacgcaaaagCATGCCGACAATAACCGTGTCGTGTCATATTCTCCTGTGTCACAGCTGTGAACTACACAGTGAAGGCAGACATGGACCGTAGGAGCCCCAGGGTTAGATTCCTGGTCAACCAGGATGATTCGTActctgacctcttgaccttgcCCTCTCCTACGGCCGTGTGCAGTGTGCTGCAGCTCATCGTCAAGGTAACCGCTCGATagctcaaacacgcacacactcggaCGCACACGACCAGCTCATTCTGTCTCTGAATATTCACGAgagcacacatttacatttacatttagtcatttagcagacgctcttatccagagcgacttacagaaagtacagggacattctccccgaggcaagtagggtgaagtgccttgcccaaggacacaacgtcatttcgcacagccgggaatcgaaccagcaaccttcggattactagcccaattccctaaccgctcagccacctgactcccaggcagGCTCACACATGCAGGAGGAACATCATCATCATACCCTAATCACCAACTGAGATACTGTAGTATTTTTTGGGAACAATGCTGAATTGGTGCCACTTGCCTATTCATATCTTACATGAGGAGGTAAAAAAATGTTTGCTGTCATTCCTGCAGGAGAACGTGAGGGACAAACTGGAGCCGGTGGTGTTCTCTCTCAGCATGTCTCTGCATGAGACCAAACCCAAAGCCCGGCGCTCCCTCCAGAACCTTGACTCCTTCCCCATCCTGAGCCACAAGGAGAAGGTCACGGAGAGGACTGAGGTAGGGTCCCTTTCACTCATCGTTTTAATGACCCTCAGGTTCGTTTGGCTACGGGTGACATCTTTGAGTCTCTGTCTTCGTTTTCAGATCCACTTCCAGAAAGAGTGTGGCATAGACAACAAATGCAGCAGTAACCTTCAGCTAAAGGCTGAGTTTGCTAACGAGGGTAAAACACCTTACCCTAGGTGTGTGGACAGAACTGGAATCACGCGTGCAGAATTAACTCGTAATTTATACAGCTTTTAAGATATTCGAATCTGTCACAAAcaaattctgtgtgtgtgtttgtgtccgtgcgtgcgtgtggatgTGCGTGTGCAGTAAGGGGAACCTGCAGGTTCTGCAGTATAGCAGTGATGTAAAGAAGGTGATGTTGCTGGTGGAGGTGACCAACACACCCAGCCAGGGGAAGGTTGCCGAGGACGCCCACCAGGCCATGCTGAACATCACCATCCCGGACGTGCTGCGCTACTCTGGATTCAGGGCCCGGGTCTGTCCACACGGGggcggcagagagacaggcctgaTGTTGGCTTGTGTGGATGAAACGTGAAGGAAAGCCAATGTGATgttaacattgtgtgtgtgtgtgtgtgtgtgtttgtgtgtggttaggACCTTGATGTAGAATGCAGTGCAGAGGGAACTGTCTTGTGTGAACTAGGCAATCCATTGAGAAGTAATGAGAAGGTAAGAGCAAAGCTGTAACACGACTGTGTAGACATGTGCGAATTGACTTCATATGAAGTACCGTGTGTCTGTTGTGGGATGTGAATCTCTTTGGCCTCTTCCAGGTTTCACTGCTAATCATATTTGAGACTTCGGGTATTACGCTCTACACACAAGAGATTGAGTCCCGCTTACAGCTGTCCACGTAAGAAGACAAATAACTACAGTAATACTTTAGCAAACAGACCGGagtttctagaacacagagatGCGTTACATTATTGTTGCTGTTTTTTTTCAGGTTGAGTGAACAGAACGACCTGTTCCCTGTACCTGTGGTCATGCTGATTGAGAACACCATCCTGACATCCTTCTCAATGTAAGCCTACACAAATTGCTTTCAGCAGTTATATTTACATATACCTATGCATAttttttacttacttacttgcaAAAACAAATCCACATCTCTCTTCTCCGCTGGCCAGAGAACAGCCCCAGGTTCTGACCCAGTTCAGTGGCATGGTCATGGGGGAGTCAGCCATGAACACCACAAGCGACATCGGCAGTCTTGTGGAGTACACCTTTAAGGTCAGGCATATGTCCACACGTGCAATACATTTTGGCTGTTTACTTGGTTCTGCAAGTTCTCACTCCTCCAGATAATCAAGTCACACACAGTAACAGACTCTtgcctttacatttagtcatttagcagacactcttatccagagacaTACTCTTATCGTTAGAGTTCGATACTAGTAAAAGAGTATCAAAGCTTGTCATGATGCAACCATGCACTTTAGATACCATATCACTGCGTAGTATTGTTTGACAAAGACATACTTGACTTGACGTAAACATGACAGCTTTACTCCTCCCTGCCACCAGGTGGAGGTGTTGGGTCAGCCTCTGGGCAGCATGGGGATGCTGGCACTGGAGTTTGATTGGCCGTTGGAGGTGACCAATGGGAAGTGGCTGCTgtacctgactgagatcatcaCCAAGGGAACGGCAGAGAGTCGCTGTGTGCCTCCTGAGGACGTAGTCA includes:
- the itga3b gene encoding integrin alpha-3b isoform X1, yielding MAPDILLRGVLTLLFVTSTCFGFNIDERFPVIKEGKTTGSLFGFSVALHYQTQGSKQYLLLAGAPKEKALSQLKNVNETGAIYSCPINTDTSDCSRMDLVSSTDSSEMVEGMWLGVTVASQREKGGGRVLACGHRYVKMVGGAPEEHRRMVGKCYVRGNDLTFDPRDGWQTYNYEVCNSNYNEKSEGLCSMGMSAGITDTDVYIGTVGSYTWQGNVHITWRDPDLDIPLGSDFGELTSRNIYMGYSVHEDKNLLSRNEDTVVTGSPRDESKGSVTLGRKDTKLVPVLVIPGEQVGSYFGNSLAVADLNNDDWNDLIVGAPFYFDQRKEKGGAVYVYMNENGSFQESPTLVLKGPRGSGFGFAVAAIGDVNQDGFQDIAVGAPFHENGEVYIWMGSKKGISGEASQVIKGKSVSSGFQTFGYSINGGIDMDENRYPDIVVGSLDDRIALLRARPVIHISKNFTVQPKIVDPKQCPPKDKPCITVTVCFSYTLSTGNKDLKKDVTVNYTVKADMDRRSPRVRFLVNQDDSYSDLLTLPSPTAVCSVLQLIVKENVRDKLEPVVFSLSMSLHETKPKARRSLQNLDSFPILSHKEKVTERTEIHFQKECGIDNKCSSNLQLKAEFANEGKTPYPSKGNLQVLQYSSDVKKVMLLVEVTNTPSQGKVAEDAHQAMLNITIPDVLRYSGFRARDLDVECSAEGTVLCELGNPLRSNEKVSLLIIFETSGITLYTQEIESRLQLSTLSEQNDLFPVPVVMLIENTILTSFSIEQPQVLTQFSGMVMGESAMNTTSDIGSLVEYTFKVEVLGQPLGSMGMLALEFDWPLEVTNGKWLLYLTEIITKGTAESRCVPPEDVVNFLNLTLSNRRSKRPKREVKEEAIRPQILEPQAAITVLSPRKETFLLDCSLNTARCVTFTCPLTNMSQSAQVTVRARVWNSTMLEDYANSLRVTVKGKATLKLITDKPTIKMKDEAREFGLNIDPVLGEETPYEVPMWIIIVAAVAGILLLGIISLILWKCGFFRRASRREMYEAKGQKAEMKIQPSETERLTEDY
- the itga3b gene encoding integrin alpha-3b isoform X2; this translates as MVGGAPEEHRRMVGKCYVRGNDLTFDPRDGWQTYNYEVCNSNYNEKSEGLCSMGMSAGITDTDVYIGTVGSYTWQGNVHITWRDPDLDIPLGSDFGELTSRNIYMGYSVHEDKNLLSRNEDTVVTGSPRDESKGSVTLGRKDTKLVPVLVIPGEQVGSYFGNSLAVADLNNDDWNDLIVGAPFYFDQRKEKGGAVYVYMNENGSFQESPTLVLKGPRGSGFGFAVAAIGDVNQDGFQDIAVGAPFHENGEVYIWMGSKKGISGEASQVIKGKSVSSGFQTFGYSINGGIDMDENRYPDIVVGSLDDRIALLRARPVIHISKNFTVQPKIVDPKQCPPKDKPCITVTVCFSYTLSTGNKDLKKDVTVNYTVKADMDRRSPRVRFLVNQDDSYSDLLTLPSPTAVCSVLQLIVKENVRDKLEPVVFSLSMSLHETKPKARRSLQNLDSFPILSHKEKVTERTEIHFQKECGIDNKCSSNLQLKAEFANEGKTPYPSKGNLQVLQYSSDVKKVMLLVEVTNTPSQGKVAEDAHQAMLNITIPDVLRYSGFRARDLDVECSAEGTVLCELGNPLRSNEKVSLLIIFETSGITLYTQEIESRLQLSTLSEQNDLFPVPVVMLIENTILTSFSIEQPQVLTQFSGMVMGESAMNTTSDIGSLVEYTFKVEVLGQPLGSMGMLALEFDWPLEVTNGKWLLYLTEIITKGTAESRCVPPEDVVNFLNLTLSNRRSKRPKREVKEEAIRPQILEPQAAITVLSPRKETFLLDCSLNTARCVTFTCPLTNMSQSAQVTVRARVWNSTMLEDYANSLRVTVKGKATLKLITDKPTIKMKDEAREFGLNIDPVLGEETPYEVPMWIIIVAAVAGILLLGIISLILWKCGFFRRASRREMYEAKGQKAEMKIQPSETERLTEDY
- the LOC136950566 gene encoding intelectin-like, which translates into the protein MKSFNTLLRLVIPLLLTQQVSCAVMSQPKSHNEIQPDGEISESPVLRRTDFTHLEKLRNRTHYVARSCKEIKERYAEEEDGLYYLTTTSGTVYQTFCDMTTAGGGWTLVLSVHENNMYGKCTVGDRWSSQQGSNPNLPEGDGNWANTATFGTAEGATSDDFKNPGYYDIAAEDVAVWHVPNRSPLAHWNLASILRYHTERRFLTLYGGNLYELFKHYPVRYNVGSCSDRGPSIPVVYDYGSRQSTSEFYGPVSRTQFEAGFITFRAINNERAASAICSGVKPNECHTEHYCIGGGGHFPESAPLQCGDFASFDGSGYGTNLLYSASKEITEAAVLLFYR